One genomic segment of Hordeum vulgare subsp. vulgare chromosome 2H, MorexV3_pseudomolecules_assembly, whole genome shotgun sequence includes these proteins:
- the LOC123425448 gene encoding probable LRR receptor-like serine/threonine-protein kinase At1g74360, with protein sequence MSPLLLQSLCILLLAGEVVLIGAQSAGGGGGGDKEVLVELKRFLVSNNKVNRGGYDGWQESDPSPCGWKGVTCDGGGRVSSLNLTRSTISGPVFGGFSRLPALTSLDLSDNSITGALPAADLNQCRGLLHLNLSHNLITGPLVLSGLTRLRVLDVSGNRLDGAVAVNFPAICADLTLLDLSTNNLTGSVTGLLDGCARLDKVDLSSNNFTGELWPGIARFREFSAAENNLTGSVPWSTFPDGCRLQSLDLSANQLVGGFPDSIANCTNLTYMSLWGNNFTGKIPAGIGKLAVLETLILGKNKFDRQIPPDLTNCGRLQFLDISSNMFGGDVQQIFGNFTSLKYLVLHHNEYTGGIVASGVLRLPLLARLDLSFNQFTGQLPPQVADMKSLKYLMLAENNFSGTIPPEYGRLAELQALDLSNNTLSGVIPATIGNLTSLLWLMLAGNQLSGQIPPEIGNCTSLLWLNLADNLLTGRIPPEMAEIGRNPGPTFAKNRNDTSVLAGSGECQAMKRWIPASYPPFSFVYSVMTRESCRTIWDRMLKGYGIVPICTNSSSPVRSNTVSGYVQLSGNLLSGQIPSEIGAMRNLSLLHLDGNRLTGQLPAEIGRLPLVMLNVSRNNLSGPIPSEIGDILCIERMDLSFNNLSGELPASLFKLTELSMFNVSYNPLLSGNVSTTGQFGTFDEQSFLGNPLISLHQGGAAGKQQPPRPEAADAPGVRTGGIPRTIVMWLLFSLVIAFIAGTVVFAITSLRARFPVDQEPEPDSFSCEHSKGKYAFGLSSSPPSGSSSATGCSSSTEGVKVFRLDKTAFTYRDIVAATGNFSDDRVIGRGGSGVVYRGVLPDGRAVAVKKLSRPRDGVDGDSEREFRAEMEVLADRMGFTWPHPNLVTLYGWCLSGGAKILVYERLDGGSLEALICDTAAFGRAARLDAAVGVARALAFLHHECVPAVVHRDVKASNVLLDGEGRAKVTDFGLARVVRPGDTHVSTMVAGTVGYVAPEYAQTWRATTKGDVYSYGVLLMELATGRRAVDGGEECLVDWTRRTAKEGRKQQTEDQKTAGGTVSWELLALGMRCTADAPHERPDMPDVLAALLDIAGAANGDAGCAYCRSSEHSGGEQTSSVR encoded by the exons ATGTCTCCCCTGCTCCTCCAGTCCCTCTGCATACTCCTCCTCGCAG GTGAGGTGGTGCTGATAGGCGCGCAgagcgccggcggcggcggcggcggcgacaaggAGGTGCTGGTGGAGCTCAAGCGGTTCCTGGTCTCTAACAACAAGGTCAACCGCGGCGGCTACGACGGGTGGCAGGAGTCGGACCCGTCGCCGTGCGGGTGGAAGGGCGTGACCTGCGACGGGGGCGGCCGCGTCTCGTCGCTCAACCTGACGCGCTCGACCATCTCCGGCCCGGTGTTCGGCGGCTTCTCGCGGCTCCCGGCGCTCACGTCGCTCGACCTCTCCGACAACTCCATCACCGGCGCGCTCCCCGCCGCCGACCTCAACCAATGCCGCGGCCTCCTGCACCTCAACCTCTCCCACAACCTCATCACCGGGCCGCTCGTCCTCTCCGGGCTCACCAGGCTCCGGGTGCTCGACGTGTCGGGGAACCGGCTGGACGGCGCCGTCGCCGTCAACTTCCCGGCGATATGCGCCGACCTCACCCTGCTCGACCTGTCCACCAACAATCTCACGGGCAGCGTCACCGGCCTGTTGGACGGCTGCGCCAGGCTCGACAAGGTCGACCTCAGCTCCAACAACTTCACCGGCGAGCTCTGGCCGGGAATCGCGAGATTCAGGGAATTCAGCGCCGCCGAGAACAACCTCACCGGGAGCGTCCCATGGAGCACGTTTCCTGATGGCTGCAGGCTCCAATCCTTGGACCTCTCCGCGAACCAGCTGGTCGGGGGCTTCCCGGATTCCATCGCCAATTGCacgaatttgacctacatgtcgCTGTGGGGGAATAATTTCACCGGGAAGATACCTGCCGGAATCGGGAAGCTCGCCGTCCTCGAGACGTTGATTCTTGGAAAAAACAAGTTCGATCGGCAGATACCGCCGGACCTGACGAACTGCGGGAGGCTTCAGTTCTTGGACATCAGTAGCAACATGTTTGGAGGCGACGTGCAACAGATTTTCGGCAACTTTACGAGCTTGAAGTATCTTGTGCTTCATCACAATGAATACACCGGCGGCATCGTGGCCTCCGGCGTCCTCCGGCTACCGCTGCTCGCTAGGCTCGACCTCAGCTTCAACCAGTTCACGGGCCAACTCCCTCCACAGGTGGCCGACATGAAGAGCCTCAAGTACCTGATGCTCGCAGAGAACAACTTCTCCGGCACGATACCGCCGGAGTACGGACGGCTCGCCGAGCTCCAGGCTCTGGACCTGTCTAACAACACGCTCTCAGGTGTGATTCCGGCGACAATAGGGAACCTCACGTCGCTCCTATGGCTGATGCTCGCCGGGAACCAGCTCTCCGGCCAGATACCACCTGAAATCGGCAACTGCACTAGCTTGCTCTGGCTGAACCTGGCCGACAACCTGTTGACTGGCAGGATTCCACCGGAGATGGCAGAGATAGGGAGGAATCCCGGCCCAACCTTCGCCAAGAACCGGAATGATACGAGCGTGCTCGCCGGCTCCGGCGAGTGCCAGGCCATGAAACGGTGGATCCCGGCGAGCTATCCTCCGTTCAGCTTCGTATACTCCGTCATGACTAGGGAGAGCTGCCGCACCATATGGGACCGCATGCTCAAGGGCTACGGAATCGTCCCAATCTGCACCAACTCGTCGTCGCCGGTGAGGTCCAACACGGTCTCCGGGTACGTGCAGCTGTCAGGGAACTTGCTCTCCGGACAGATACCGTCAGAGATCGGTGCAATGCGGAACCTCAGCTTGCTCCACCTCGACGGCAACCGTCTCACGGGGCAGCTGCCGGCGGAGATCGGCCGACTTCCGCTCGTCATGCTGAACGTCTCGAGGAACAACCTCTCGGGCCCGATTCCGTCGGAGATCGGCGACATTCTGTGCATCGAGAGGATGGACCTGTCCTTCAACAACCTCTCCGGCGAGCTCCCGGCGAGCCTGTTCAAGCTCACCGAGCTGTCTATGTTCAACGTGTCATACAACCCACTCCTCTCCGGCAATGTCTCCACCACCGGCCAGTTCGGCACCTTCGACGAGCAGTCCTTCCTCGGCAATCCGCTCATTTCATTGCATCAGGGTGGAGCTGCCGGTAAGCAGCAACCACCACGACCGGAAGCTGCCGATGCTCCTGGAGTTAGGACAGGCGGCATACCAAGAACCATCGTCATGTGGCTGCTTTTCTCCCTCGTCATCGCCTTCATCGCCGGCACCGTCGTGTTCGCGATCACCAGCCTACGCGCCCGGTTCCCGGTGGACCAGGAGCCGGAGCCGGACTCGTTCTCCTGCGAGCACTCCAAGGGCAAGTACGCGTTCGGACTGTCCTCGTCGCCGCCGTCCGGGTCGTCGTCGGCCACGGGGTGCTCCTCCTCGACGGAGGGGGTGAAGGTGTTCCGGCTGGACAAGACGGCGTTCACCTACCGCGACATCGTGGCTGCCACGGGCAACTTCTCCGACGACCGGGTGATCGGGCGCGGCGGCTCCGGCGTGGTGTACCGCGGCGTGCTCCCCGACGGCCGCGCCGTGGCGGTGAAGAAGCTCTCGAGGCCGCGCGACGGCGTGGACGGCGACAGCGAGCGCGAGTTCCGCGCCGAGATGGAGGTGCTGGCCGACCGGATGGGGTTCACGTGGCCGCACCCGAACCTGGTGACGCTCTACGGGTGGTGCCTCTCCGGCGGCGCCAAGATACTGGTCTACGAGCGGCTCGACGGCGGCAGCCTGGAGGCGCTGATCTGCGACACGGCGGCGTTCGGGCGGGCGGCGCGGCTGGACGCGGCCGTGGGCGTGGCGCGGGCGCTGGCGTTCCTGCACCACGAGTGCGTGCCCGCCGTGGTGCACCGCGACGTGAAGGCCAGCAACGTGCTCCTGGACGGCGAGGGGCGCGCCAAGGTGACGGACTTCGGGCTGGCCAGGGTGGTCCGCCCCGGCGACACCCACGTGAGCACGATGGTGGCCGGCACGGTCGGGTACGTGGCGCCGGAGTACGCGCAGACGTGGCGCGCCACGACCAAGGGCGACGTGTACAGCTACGGCGTGCTCCTCATGGAGCTCGCCACGGGCCGGCGCGCCGTAGACGGCGGCGAGGAGTGCCTGGTCGACTGGACCCGGCGCACCGCGAAGGAGGGCCGGAAGCAGCAAACGGAGGATCAAAAGACGGCCGGCGGCACGGTGTCCTGGGAGCTGCTGGCGCTGGGCATGCGGTGCACGGCCGACGCGCCTCACGAGCGGCCGGACATGCCGGACGTGCTCGCCGCGTTGCTCGACATCGCTGGTGCCGCGAACGGCGACGCGGGCTGTGCGTACTGCAGGAGCTCGGAGCACAGCGGCGGCGAGCAAACAAGTTCTGTGAGATAG